The proteins below are encoded in one region of Rhododendron vialii isolate Sample 1 chromosome 7a, ASM3025357v1:
- the LOC131333658 gene encoding pentatricopeptide repeat-containing protein At1g05600-like — MNIIWPRLLTPSHLIQLIRNQKNPLTGLQIFNEAKSKFPNYRHNGPVYATMINILGSSGRIAEMKEVIGQMKDDSCECRDTVFASAIKRYAKAGLVEEAISLFRSLPQFNCVNWTESFNTLLQIMVQEYELDTAIRLFLDNSHRWEVKSRIRCLNLLIYALCQRNHSDLALQVFQEMNYMCCIPDRETYRILMRGLCDDGRLDEATHLLYSMFWRISQKGSGEDIVVYRTLLDALCDHGQVQQAVDILDKVLRKGLKSPKRPRKQFNLDCFSDVEVQGAKVLIHEALIKGLVPNSDCYNAMGVDLYIEGKITEANKVLYEMSDKGFRPSLPIYEAKVSALCSERKIDEAIQVIEVDMVEGNCVPSVGIYNAVLKGLCCERKSILAVEYFEKISRRVGRVSDKETCTILVEGLCNEGRYEEGSRILERMLIKSYWPSLAIFSTLIKGLCTVGRLYEAGMWLEEMVSEGKIPERCVWDSLVTSFCSDTVVTDFVSSFVEQLKSLS; from the coding sequence ATGAACATAATATGGCCAAGGCTTCTAACCCCTTCACACCTCATTCAGCTCATTAGGAACCAGAAAAACCCTTTGACAGGTCTTCAAATCTTCAATGAAGCGAAATCAAAATTCCCCAACTACCGTCATAATGGTCCGGTCTATGCTACTATGATCAATATCCTTGGAAGCTCAGGCCGAATAGCTGAGATGAAAGAAGTGATTGGCCAGATGAAAGATGATTCATGTGAGTGCAGAGATACGGTCTTTGCAAGTGCAATCAAGAGGTATGCAAAAGCTGGGTTAGTGGAGGAAGCCATCTCTCTGTTTAGAAGCCTTCCCCAATTCAACTGTGTAAATTGGACAGAATCTTTCAATACACTTCTGCAAATAATGGTGCAAGAATATGAGCTAGACACTGCTATTCGCCTTTTCTTAGATAACTCTCATCGTTGGGAAGTGAAGTCTCGGATTCGCTGCTTGAATTTGCTTATATACGCTCTCTGTCAAAGGAACCATTCTGATCTCGCATTGCAAGTTTTCCAGGAAATGAACTACATGTGCTGCATTCCAGATAGAGAAACCTATCGGATTTTGATGAGAGGTTTGTGTGATGACGGGAGGCTAGATGAAGCCACTCATTTGCTGTACTCCATGTTTTGGCGAATATCTCAGAAGGGCAGTGGTGAGGATATTGTAGTTTATAGAACTCTCTTAGATGCTTTATGTGATCACGGACAGGTCCAACAAGCTGTGGATATTCTTGACAAGGTTCTAAGGAAAGGCCTCAAGTCCCCTAAGCGACCTCGGAAACAGTTTAATCTTGACTGCTTTAGCGATGTTGAGGTACAAGGGGCTAAGGTTTTGATCCATGAAGCTTTGATCAAAGGTTTGGTTCCAAACTCCGATTGTTACAATGCAATGGGTGTTGATCTTTACATTGAAGGTAAAATTACCGAGGCTAACAAAGTGCTCTATGAAATGAGTGATAAAGGGTTTCGACCATCACTTCCAATATACGAAGCTAAGGTATCTGCTTTGTGCAGTGAACGTAAGATTGATGAAGCAATACAAGTGATTGAAGTGGATATGGTGGAGGGGAATTGTGTTCCCTCTGTTGGCATATACAATGCTGTATTAAAAGGACTGTGTTGTGAAAGGAAATCTATTCTAGCTGTTGAGTATTTTGAGAAGATATCTAGACGAGTTGGCCGTGTCTCTGATAAGGAAACTTGCACGATTCTAGTAGAGGGGCTTTGTAATGAGGGTAGATATGAGGAAGGCAGCCGGATTTTGGAGCGGATGCTAATTAAGTCATATTGGCCAAGTCTTGCTATTTTTAGTACACTTATCAAGGGGCTTTGTACTGTGGGTAGGCTATATGAAGCAGGTATGTGGTTGGAGGAGATGGTCAGTGAAGGGAAGATACCGGAACGCTGTGTCTGGGATTCATTGGTGACTTCGTTCTGCTCTGATACAGTTGTCACTGACTTTGTCTCTTCATTTGTTGAGCAACTAAAGTCACTTTCTTGA